One Carassius carassius chromosome 20, fCarCar2.1, whole genome shotgun sequence DNA segment encodes these proteins:
- the rgs13 gene encoding regulator of G-protein signaling 13, translating to MPTILSSSAEIKNMNKEGKPVSPRRLDKWRFHCLLTDKLNPSETLLWSQSLENLLRSKYGMATFHTFLKSEFSDENIEFWLVCEDFKKIRCSSRLSSRAKKIFERYIKAEAPKEINIDHVTRDLIKQNVQAPTRVCFDEAQRIVYGLMERDSYPRFLRSDMYRSLQESVSQRIKV from the exons ATGCCAACTATTTTATCATCTTCAGCTGAAATAAAGAACATGAACAAGGAGGGTAAACCAGTCAGTCCTAG GAGACTAGACAAGTGGCGGTTTCATTGCCTGTTGACAGACAA actgaacccTAGTGAGACTCTGCTGTGGTCCCAGTCATTGGAAAACCTTCTTAGATCCAAAT ACGGCATGGCAACATTCCACACCTTCCTCAAATCTGAGTTCAGCGATGAAAACATTGAATTTTGGCTGGTATGCGAAGACTTCAAAAAAATCAGGTGTTCCTCCAGACTATCCTCAAGGGCCAAGAAGATATTTGAGCGTTACATCAAGGCAGAAGCTCCCAAAGAG ATAAACATCGATCACGTCACGAGAGATCTTATCAAGCAGAACGTCCAAGCTCCCACCAGAGTGTGTTTCGATGAAGCTCAGAGGATTGTCTACGGTCTGATGGAGAGGGATTCCTATCCCAGGTTTCTTCGCTCAGACATGTACAGATCACTCCAGGAATCAGTCTCACAACGGATTAAGGTCTGA